From a region of the Myxococcus stipitatus genome:
- a CDS encoding tetratricopeptide repeat protein, with amino-acid sequence MERNGREPCPPEIAEQLREVDRLRRSGRYATALARVQALADANPRLTRVLLELAMTLGIWGGAPAQALPWFERVLELAPGHRTTRLHRALCLARLGRHEEAVADFDALVEGGYRKALVLHMQRAASLEALGRHADAERDWTLALEEDADNPWLLQRRAAARARLGRTQEAVADLSAALGQQSGEHVDPELLHERGLLRARLGDAAGARADFQAGLGALRRGDPPSLPDALGQALRDLDRA; translated from the coding sequence ATGGAACGCAACGGCCGCGAACCCTGCCCGCCGGAGATCGCCGAGCAGCTCCGGGAGGTGGACCGCCTGCGCCGCAGCGGGCGCTACGCCACCGCGCTCGCCCGGGTCCAGGCGCTCGCGGACGCCAACCCCCGGCTGACGCGCGTGCTGCTGGAGCTGGCGATGACGCTCGGCATCTGGGGGGGCGCGCCCGCGCAGGCCCTACCCTGGTTCGAGCGCGTGCTGGAGCTGGCGCCCGGCCACCGCACCACGCGGCTGCACCGCGCGCTGTGTCTGGCGCGGCTCGGGCGTCATGAGGAGGCCGTCGCCGACTTCGACGCGCTGGTGGAGGGCGGCTATCGCAAGGCGCTCGTGCTCCACATGCAGCGCGCGGCTTCGCTGGAGGCGCTCGGCCGGCATGCGGACGCGGAGCGGGACTGGACGCTCGCGCTCGAGGAGGACGCGGACAACCCGTGGCTGCTCCAACGGCGCGCCGCCGCCCGGGCTCGGCTGGGTCGCACGCAGGAAGCCGTCGCCGACCTCTCCGCCGCCCTCGGCCAGCAGAGCGGTGAGCACGTCGACCCGGAGCTGCTCCACGAGCGGGGCCTGCTGCGCGCCCGGCTGGGTGATGCAGCCGGGGCTCGCGCGGACTTCCAGGCGGGGCTCGGAGCCCTGCGCCGTGGCGACCCACCTTCGCTCCCCGACGCGCTGGGCCAGGCGCTCCGGGACCTCGACCGCGCCTGA
- a CDS encoding acetyl-CoA hydrolase/transferase C-terminal domain-containing protein: MTSPSPLTERIQNPELLAKVVPAEQAVLHVADGNTVAISGFTKSGEPKTFFPALARHLARSAPTTRLTLLSGASLSEDVEGPMAPFIAKRGPYMSSSASRRRIHAGEMDFTDVHLSAFARNLMYGFYGDIDVAVVEVSRIRPDGSVVLTSSVGISAEALARARKVILEVNTSVPDYTGFHDIVLPAVHPHVGWPLPLVNVRDRIGTPYVEFDTRKVVAVVESRTPDYPVPFKAADDTDRRIARNVVDFLLRCRDEYHWGKRLPPIQSGVGNVANAIIGELYDSPFQKIRFWTEVFQDGMLRYVEDDAKFEYASATAVSFSAEGRQKFQQLFERAKDRLVLRPMWLSNSPEIISRLFVIAMNTPIEVDIYGHVNSTHIDGSRIVNGLGGSGDFFRNAYLSIVHTPSVRRLKDGRTVSCVMPYVRHIDHTEHDIKCVVTEHGYALNLDIRSPRRRAVDIIERCAHPYFQPLLHAYLDMAGPGDEPRATDMKALEGWWRDYDAACRAFPQGT, encoded by the coding sequence ATGACCTCCCCGAGCCCCCTGACGGAGCGCATCCAGAACCCCGAGCTGCTGGCGAAGGTCGTCCCCGCCGAGCAGGCCGTCCTGCACGTCGCCGACGGCAACACCGTGGCCATCAGCGGCTTCACCAAGTCCGGCGAGCCAAAGACCTTCTTCCCCGCCCTGGCGAGGCACCTGGCGCGGAGCGCGCCCACCACGCGCCTCACCCTGCTGTCCGGCGCCTCGCTGTCCGAGGACGTCGAGGGCCCCATGGCGCCGTTCATCGCGAAGCGCGGCCCCTACATGTCCTCGTCCGCGTCGCGCCGCCGCATCCACGCCGGGGAGATGGACTTCACGGACGTGCACCTGTCCGCCTTCGCGCGCAACCTGATGTACGGCTTCTACGGCGACATCGACGTGGCGGTGGTGGAGGTGTCGCGCATCCGCCCCGACGGCAGCGTGGTGCTCACCTCGTCGGTGGGCATCAGCGCGGAGGCGCTGGCCCGCGCGAGGAAGGTCATCCTCGAGGTGAACACGTCCGTGCCGGACTACACCGGCTTCCACGACATCGTCCTGCCCGCGGTGCACCCGCACGTGGGCTGGCCGCTGCCGCTCGTGAACGTGAGGGACCGCATCGGCACACCTTACGTGGAGTTCGACACGCGCAAGGTCGTCGCGGTGGTGGAGTCGCGGACGCCGGACTACCCGGTGCCCTTCAAGGCGGCGGACGACACGGACCGGCGCATCGCCCGGAACGTGGTGGACTTCCTCCTGCGGTGCCGGGACGAATACCACTGGGGCAAGCGCCTGCCGCCCATCCAGTCCGGCGTGGGCAACGTGGCCAACGCCATCATCGGCGAGCTGTACGACTCGCCCTTCCAGAAGATCCGCTTCTGGACCGAGGTCTTCCAGGACGGGATGCTGCGCTACGTGGAGGACGACGCGAAGTTCGAGTACGCGTCCGCCACGGCGGTGTCCTTCTCCGCCGAGGGGCGACAGAAGTTCCAGCAGCTCTTCGAGCGGGCCAAGGACCGGCTGGTGCTGCGCCCCATGTGGCTGTCGAACAGCCCCGAAATCATCAGCCGCCTGTTCGTCATCGCGATGAACACGCCCATCGAGGTGGACATCTACGGGCACGTGAACTCCACGCACATCGACGGCTCGCGCATCGTCAACGGGCTGGGCGGCTCCGGGGACTTCTTCCGCAACGCCTACCTGAGCATCGTCCACACCCCGTCCGTGCGCAGGCTCAAGGACGGGCGCACGGTGAGCTGTGTCATGCCGTACGTGCGGCACATCGACCACACTGAGCACGACATCAAGTGCGTCGTCACCGAGCACGGCTACGCGCTCAACCTGGACATCCGCTCCCCCCGGCGCCGCGCGGTGGACATCATCGAGCGGTGCGCCCACCCCTACTTCCAGCCGCTGCTGCACGCCTACCTGGACATGGCGGGCCCCGGTGACGAGCCTCGCGCCACGGACATGAAGGCGCTGGAGGGCTGGTGGCGCGACTACGACGCCGCCTGCCGGGCCTTCCCCCAGGGCACCTGA
- a CDS encoding M3 family metallopeptidase gives MRNILFVGAGVAALVSSGCATTAPSPDSRSEAPTATAPASAPEVPMAPQSPLTVKWTGPYGGVPPFDQVKVSDFKQAFETTMEEFRREVAAIANNPRPPTFENSVAAYEDAGRRFNDMEVLFDIWGSSMSSPEFQAVEQELAPRFAAFRDERMQNEALFKRIEAVYQSPDKAKLTPEQQRLTWYYYTRFVRAGARLDAAGKQRMVAINQRLASLYTTFSQNVLGDEEAYTVVLESEADLAGLPDSLRKAAAAAAEARGMKGKWVVTNTRSSMEPFLTYSARRDLREKVWRNYVNRGDNGDARDTNAIISEILKLRAERAKLLGFKTHAHWRLEDSMAGSPERAMELMEAVWKPSVARVREEVADMQALANKEGAKFKIEPWDYRYYAEKVRKAKYDLDQNEVKPYLQLEKLREGMFWVAGELFGFSFTQVSDVPVFHPDVRVWEVKDKATGKHVGLWYFDPYARQGKRSGAWMNAYRNQERFRGEVTTIVSNNSNFVKGAPGEPVLVSWEDASTLFHEFGHALHGLSSSVEYPTLSGTNVARDYVEFPSQLLEHWLSTPEVLNTYALHYQTGKPIPEALVKRIEKASTFNQGFATVEALSAALVDMKLHLAGDVTIDPDAFERDTLKALGMPKEIVMRHRTPQFGHVFSSDGYSAGYYSYLWADTLTADAYERFTEGKGAYDKDVAALLRANIFAVGNTVEPADAYRAFRGRDAGIDALMRKRGFKASAASAQPKTSKTSN, from the coding sequence ATGCGCAACATCCTCTTCGTCGGTGCCGGCGTGGCCGCGCTCGTCTCCTCGGGCTGCGCGACCACGGCGCCTTCCCCGGACTCCCGCTCCGAGGCCCCCACCGCGACCGCGCCCGCGAGCGCGCCGGAGGTTCCCATGGCTCCGCAGTCCCCGCTGACCGTGAAGTGGACCGGCCCCTACGGCGGCGTCCCCCCGTTCGACCAGGTGAAGGTCTCCGACTTCAAGCAGGCCTTCGAGACGACGATGGAGGAGTTCCGCCGCGAGGTGGCCGCCATCGCCAACAATCCGCGGCCGCCGACGTTCGAGAACTCCGTCGCGGCGTACGAGGACGCCGGCCGGCGCTTCAACGACATGGAGGTGCTCTTCGACATCTGGGGCTCGTCCATGAGCAGCCCCGAGTTCCAGGCGGTGGAGCAGGAGCTGGCCCCGCGCTTCGCGGCCTTCCGCGACGAGCGCATGCAGAACGAGGCCCTCTTCAAGCGCATCGAGGCCGTCTACCAGTCGCCGGACAAGGCGAAGCTCACGCCGGAGCAGCAGCGGCTGACCTGGTACTACTACACGCGCTTCGTGCGCGCGGGCGCCCGGCTGGACGCCGCGGGCAAGCAGCGCATGGTGGCCATCAACCAGCGCCTCGCCTCGCTCTACACCACGTTCAGCCAGAACGTGCTCGGTGACGAGGAGGCCTACACCGTCGTCCTGGAGTCGGAGGCGGACCTCGCCGGCCTGCCGGACTCCCTGCGCAAGGCCGCCGCCGCCGCGGCCGAGGCCCGCGGCATGAAGGGCAAGTGGGTCGTCACCAACACGCGCTCCTCCATGGAGCCGTTCCTGACGTACTCGGCGCGCCGCGACCTGCGCGAGAAGGTGTGGCGCAACTACGTCAACCGCGGCGACAACGGCGACGCGCGCGACACCAACGCCATCATCTCGGAGATCCTCAAGCTGCGCGCGGAGCGGGCGAAGCTGCTGGGCTTCAAGACGCACGCGCACTGGCGGCTGGAGGACTCCATGGCCGGCTCGCCCGAGCGCGCGATGGAGCTCATGGAGGCGGTGTGGAAGCCCTCCGTGGCGCGCGTGCGCGAGGAGGTCGCGGACATGCAGGCCCTGGCCAACAAGGAGGGCGCGAAGTTCAAGATCGAGCCCTGGGACTACCGCTACTACGCGGAGAAGGTGCGCAAGGCGAAGTACGACCTGGACCAGAACGAGGTGAAGCCCTACCTCCAGCTGGAGAAGCTGCGCGAGGGCATGTTCTGGGTGGCCGGCGAGCTGTTCGGCTTCAGCTTCACGCAGGTGAGCGACGTGCCGGTGTTCCACCCCGACGTGCGCGTCTGGGAGGTGAAGGACAAGGCCACCGGCAAGCACGTGGGCCTGTGGTACTTCGACCCGTACGCGCGGCAGGGCAAGCGCTCCGGCGCGTGGATGAACGCGTACCGCAACCAGGAGCGCTTCCGGGGCGAGGTGACGACCATCGTCTCCAACAACTCCAACTTCGTGAAGGGCGCCCCGGGCGAGCCGGTGCTCGTCTCGTGGGAGGACGCGTCCACGCTGTTCCACGAGTTCGGCCACGCGCTCCACGGCCTGAGCTCGTCGGTGGAGTACCCCACGCTGTCGGGCACCAACGTCGCGCGTGACTACGTGGAGTTCCCCTCGCAGCTGCTCGAGCACTGGCTGTCCACGCCGGAGGTGCTCAACACCTACGCGCTGCACTACCAGACGGGAAAGCCCATCCCGGAGGCGCTGGTGAAGCGCATCGAGAAGGCGTCCACCTTCAACCAGGGCTTCGCCACGGTGGAGGCGCTGTCGGCCGCGCTGGTGGACATGAAGCTGCACCTGGCCGGGGACGTGACCATCGACCCGGACGCCTTCGAGCGCGACACGCTCAAGGCGCTGGGCATGCCGAAGGAGATCGTCATGCGGCACCGCACGCCGCAGTTCGGCCACGTCTTCTCCAGCGACGGGTATTCGGCCGGCTACTACAGCTACCTGTGGGCGGACACGCTGACGGCGGACGCGTACGAGCGCTTCACCGAGGGCAAGGGCGCCTACGACAAGGACGTGGCGGCGCTGTTGCGCGCGAACATCTTCGCGGTGGGCAACACCGTGGAGCCGGCGGACGCGTACCGCGCCTTCCGGGGGCGTGACGCGGGCATCGACGCGCTGATGCGCAAGCGCGGCTTCAAGGCGTCCGCCGCGTCCGCCCAGCCCAAGACGTCGAAGACGTCGAACTGA
- a CDS encoding glycosyl hydrolase family 18 protein, with protein sequence MTNRLATQWGAVAALVMLETVLWGCGGGKPTESDTGLPGAPADVEAQAADAQALVTWTPPTTNGGNPLLYYIIRCEPVCGGAIVSASERQATVVGLNNGFPYLFKVSAVNSRGEGPSSVPSESVMPEAGASIPQPTVPGQPRSVRATPGNGQVYVSWLAPASFGGRKLSKYVVTAHPGGATVEVQAPAASVSVPGLENGRLYAFSVEAHNEVGPGPKALAAPVAPRTGGAPASWVSGYYVGYQRALLPVEAVDFSAMTHLMVGRVRPRFDGTVHSDFDVTAYEGPIMARELARRAHEAGRKALLMIGGFGEHDGFVQASTGESRPIFVRSLIGLMDELGYDGLDIDWEPINLPPAGNDGELLLALLDDLRAARPDILLTVPVGWLNANFKMTPHEAAFMAQLSARVDQLNIMSYKMSGNWGSWESWHTSPLKDESPGRPASVANSVQGYLDAGVPRGRLGVGIGFFGTCWQGVTEPRTPLDGRQDVYEGQSDNAMSYVNIMESYYAAEARRWDDRAKSPYLSFSTPTGPGHCNYISYEDGQSIAVKGQWARAEGLGGTIIWTVNQGHRPRQPLGERDVLLHQVKRAFLDPAVTPPAE encoded by the coding sequence GTGACGAATCGACTCGCAACGCAGTGGGGGGCTGTCGCGGCGCTCGTGATGCTGGAAACGGTGCTGTGGGGGTGCGGAGGAGGGAAGCCGACGGAGAGCGACACGGGGCTGCCAGGCGCGCCCGCCGACGTGGAGGCCCAGGCGGCGGACGCCCAGGCGTTGGTGACGTGGACGCCACCGACGACGAACGGCGGCAATCCGCTCCTCTACTACATCATCCGCTGCGAGCCGGTGTGCGGCGGCGCCATCGTCAGCGCGAGCGAGCGGCAGGCCACGGTGGTGGGGCTCAACAACGGCTTTCCGTACCTGTTCAAGGTGTCGGCGGTGAACTCGCGGGGCGAGGGTCCCTCCTCCGTCCCGTCCGAGTCGGTGATGCCGGAGGCGGGCGCGTCGATTCCGCAGCCCACCGTGCCGGGCCAGCCGCGTTCGGTGCGGGCGACACCGGGCAACGGTCAGGTGTACGTGAGCTGGCTGGCGCCGGCGAGCTTCGGCGGGCGCAAGCTCTCGAAGTACGTCGTCACGGCGCATCCGGGCGGCGCGACGGTGGAGGTCCAAGCGCCGGCGGCCAGCGTGAGCGTGCCCGGCCTGGAGAACGGGCGGCTGTACGCGTTCTCCGTGGAGGCGCACAACGAGGTGGGCCCGGGCCCCAAGGCGCTCGCCGCGCCGGTGGCGCCGCGCACGGGGGGCGCGCCGGCCAGCTGGGTGTCGGGCTACTACGTGGGCTACCAGCGGGCGCTGCTGCCGGTGGAGGCGGTGGACTTCTCCGCCATGACGCACCTGATGGTGGGCCGCGTGCGCCCGCGCTTCGACGGCACCGTGCACTCGGACTTCGACGTCACCGCCTACGAGGGCCCCATCATGGCCCGGGAGCTGGCGAGGCGGGCGCACGAGGCCGGGCGCAAGGCGCTGCTCATGATTGGCGGCTTCGGGGAGCACGACGGCTTCGTGCAGGCGTCCACCGGCGAGAGCCGCCCCATCTTCGTGCGCAGCCTCATCGGGCTGATGGACGAGCTGGGCTACGACGGGCTGGACATCGACTGGGAGCCCATCAACCTGCCGCCCGCGGGCAACGACGGGGAGCTGCTCCTGGCGCTGCTGGACGACCTGCGCGCGGCGCGCCCGGACATCCTCCTCACGGTGCCGGTGGGCTGGCTCAACGCCAACTTCAAGATGACGCCGCACGAGGCCGCCTTCATGGCCCAGCTCTCCGCGCGCGTCGACCAGCTCAACATCATGTCCTACAAGATGAGCGGCAACTGGGGCAGCTGGGAGAGCTGGCACACCAGCCCGCTCAAGGACGAGTCGCCGGGCCGGCCCGCCTCCGTCGCCAACTCCGTGCAGGGCTACCTGGACGCGGGAGTCCCCCGGGGCCGGCTGGGCGTGGGCATCGGCTTCTTCGGCACGTGCTGGCAGGGCGTCACGGAGCCCCGAACGCCACTCGATGGCCGGCAGGACGTCTACGAGGGCCAGAGCGACAACGCCATGAGCTACGTCAACATCATGGAGTCGTACTACGCGGCGGAGGCGCGCCGCTGGGACGACCGGGCCAAGTCCCCCTACCTGTCGTTCTCCACCCCCACCGGGCCGGGCCACTGCAACTACATCTCCTACGAGGACGGCCAGTCCATCGCCGTCAAGGGACAGTGGGCACGCGCCGAGGGCCTGGGCGGCACCATCATCTGGACCGTCAACCAGGGCCACCGCCCCCGCCAGCCCCTGGGCGAGCGCGACGTGCTGCTCCACCAGGTCAAGCGCGCCTTCCTCGACCCGGCGGTGACCCCTCCGGCGGAATAG
- a CDS encoding M20 family peptidase, producing MRRLVLFLLGGVLVLAAVLLARTLGFTTRQVTPEPPAALAVDADAVAARLAGALRLKTVAASEGSAGEDAAFDALHAYLAEQFPRVHAALKREPVGPHSVLYTWQGTDASLRPVLLMGHLDVVPVAAGTEGAWAKPPFEGVVEGGFVWGRGALDDKGSVLAILEAVEALLAAGEAPRRTVMLAFGADEEVGGRTGAVLIAKRLSERGVRLESVLDEGGVIMSGTVPGVQAPVALVGTSEKGFVSVELVVEEEGGHSSMPPPRTAVGILAQAISRLEAHPMPTRLQGGSRELFERVGPEMSFGMRLLFANLWLTEPLVVSQLASKPTTNAAVRTTTAATMFQAGVKDNVLPARARAVVNFRILPGDTVAGVLAHVRDVVDEPRVKLSTLAFESEPSPVSPTDTESFRALERTLRQVFPQVLVSPYLNIAATDSRHLVGLSDNVYRFFPIHLQREDLSRVHGRDERIAVAGYVDAIRFYAQYLRNTAR from the coding sequence ATGCGACGACTCGTCCTGTTCCTTCTTGGTGGAGTGTTGGTGCTGGCCGCGGTCCTGTTGGCGCGGACCCTGGGGTTCACGACCCGGCAGGTGACGCCCGAACCCCCGGCGGCGCTGGCGGTGGACGCGGACGCCGTGGCCGCGCGGCTGGCGGGGGCGCTGCGGCTGAAGACGGTGGCGGCCTCGGAGGGGAGTGCGGGGGAGGACGCGGCCTTCGACGCGCTCCACGCGTACCTCGCGGAGCAGTTCCCGCGCGTCCACGCCGCGCTGAAGCGCGAGCCGGTGGGCCCGCACTCGGTCCTCTACACGTGGCAGGGGACGGACGCCTCGCTGCGCCCCGTGTTGCTGATGGGGCACCTGGACGTAGTGCCGGTGGCGGCCGGCACGGAAGGGGCCTGGGCGAAGCCGCCGTTCGAGGGCGTGGTGGAGGGCGGGTTCGTGTGGGGACGTGGCGCGCTCGACGACAAGGGCAGCGTGCTGGCCATCCTGGAGGCGGTGGAGGCGCTGCTGGCGGCGGGGGAGGCGCCCCGGCGCACGGTGATGCTGGCCTTCGGGGCGGACGAGGAGGTCGGTGGGCGGACGGGCGCGGTGCTCATCGCGAAGCGGTTGTCGGAGCGCGGCGTCCGGTTGGAGTCCGTGCTGGACGAGGGCGGCGTCATCATGTCCGGCACGGTGCCGGGCGTGCAGGCGCCGGTGGCGCTCGTGGGCACGTCGGAGAAGGGCTTCGTCAGCGTGGAGCTCGTCGTGGAGGAGGAGGGGGGACACTCCTCCATGCCGCCGCCGCGCACGGCGGTGGGCATCCTCGCGCAGGCCATCTCCCGGCTGGAGGCCCACCCCATGCCCACGCGGCTCCAGGGGGGCAGCCGCGAGCTGTTCGAACGGGTGGGGCCGGAGATGTCCTTCGGGATGCGGCTGCTCTTCGCCAACCTGTGGCTCACCGAGCCCCTGGTGGTGAGCCAGCTGGCGTCCAAGCCCACCACCAACGCGGCGGTGCGCACCACCACCGCGGCCACGATGTTCCAGGCGGGCGTGAAGGACAACGTGCTGCCGGCGCGGGCGCGCGCGGTGGTCAACTTCCGCATCCTCCCCGGCGACACCGTGGCGGGCGTGCTCGCCCACGTGCGCGACGTGGTGGACGAGCCCCGGGTGAAGCTGTCCACGCTCGCCTTCGAGAGCGAGCCTTCCCCCGTCTCGCCCACGGACACGGAGAGCTTCCGCGCGCTGGAGCGCACCCTCCGGCAGGTGTTCCCACAGGTGCTCGTGTCGCCGTACCTCAACATCGCCGCCACCGATTCGCGCCACCTCGTGGGGCTCTCCGACAACGTCTACCGCTTCTTCCCCATCCACCTGCAGCGCGAGGACCTGTCACGGGTGCATGGCAGGGACGAGCGCATCGCCGTGGCCGGTTACGTCGACGCGATCCGCTTCTACGCCCAGTATCTGCGCAACACCGCGCGTTGA
- a CDS encoding DUF4215 domain-containing protein: MATVPPSGKRLASLVLASILISIIASCGGGGGDGKPDGGGSGSDAGDGPVTIPETCGNSVADTGEACDDGNQRSGDGCSAACDAVEAGWVCELPGQACVKVTGCGNGRKEEGEECDDRNTSDNDGCSATCTLEEGWNCPAAGGRCHAAKCGDNIKVGDEECEDGNTANGDGCSSTCRLEEGWKCPTVGQACSKTTCGDGVVEGTEQCDDKNNNMGDGCSPLCKLEPKCKDGTCQETCGDGVLLPPEVRTEECDDGNTRDNDGCSSQCKKEEGFVCDNVGSGTPPDTTSIPVVYRDFRGYDLAAVAGTNIPRGHIDFENKNGGSETGIVKPNLDADGKPEYNKEGVASANTNGAAPFRQWYRDVENVNKTVVSTLTMTLQKPVPAGQLGTYAFDTDAFFPLDGKGWVAAGHERLRQANDGKDHNFSFTSEVRYWFQYKGGETLTFRGDDDVWVFINGKLALDLGGVHGPVSGTVNVSNQAAALGLRLNGIYEAVVFQAERHTSGSSYRLSLGNFSTETTVCRATCGNNVVDQGEECDDGVNAGGYNQCAPGCVFGPRCGDGRTQPRSTTPGDVEECDDGNTVNGDGCSAQCEVEIG, translated from the coding sequence ATGGCGACCGTCCCCCCTTCTGGCAAGCGGCTCGCGAGTCTCGTACTCGCTTCGATACTCATCTCGATCATTGCATCCTGCGGAGGCGGCGGTGGTGACGGAAAGCCCGATGGTGGCGGCTCCGGCTCCGACGCGGGCGATGGTCCCGTCACCATTCCGGAGACGTGTGGCAACAGTGTCGCGGATACCGGAGAGGCCTGCGACGACGGCAACCAGCGCAGCGGCGACGGCTGCAGCGCCGCGTGTGACGCGGTGGAGGCCGGCTGGGTCTGTGAGCTGCCGGGCCAGGCCTGCGTGAAGGTGACGGGCTGTGGCAACGGCCGCAAGGAGGAGGGCGAGGAGTGCGACGACCGCAACACCTCGGACAACGACGGCTGCAGCGCGACGTGCACCCTGGAAGAAGGCTGGAACTGCCCGGCGGCCGGTGGCCGCTGCCACGCGGCGAAGTGCGGCGACAACATCAAGGTGGGCGACGAGGAGTGCGAGGACGGCAACACCGCGAACGGTGACGGCTGCAGCTCGACCTGCCGCCTCGAGGAGGGCTGGAAGTGCCCCACCGTGGGGCAGGCCTGCTCGAAGACGACCTGTGGCGACGGCGTGGTCGAGGGCACCGAGCAGTGCGACGACAAGAACAACAACATGGGTGATGGCTGCTCGCCCTTGTGCAAGCTCGAGCCGAAGTGCAAGGACGGTACGTGCCAGGAGACCTGCGGTGACGGCGTCCTGCTGCCCCCCGAGGTGCGCACCGAGGAGTGCGACGACGGCAACACGCGCGACAACGACGGCTGCTCGTCGCAGTGCAAGAAGGAAGAGGGCTTCGTCTGCGACAACGTGGGCTCCGGCACGCCGCCCGACACGACCTCCATCCCGGTGGTCTACCGTGACTTCCGCGGCTACGACCTGGCCGCGGTGGCGGGGACCAACATCCCGCGTGGCCACATCGACTTCGAGAACAAGAACGGTGGCAGCGAGACGGGCATCGTGAAGCCGAACCTCGATGCCGACGGCAAGCCCGAGTACAACAAGGAGGGGGTCGCCTCGGCGAACACGAACGGCGCCGCGCCGTTCCGCCAGTGGTACCGCGACGTGGAGAACGTCAACAAGACCGTGGTGTCCACGCTGACGATGACCCTCCAGAAGCCCGTGCCCGCGGGCCAGCTGGGCACATATGCCTTCGACACGGACGCCTTCTTCCCGCTGGATGGCAAGGGGTGGGTCGCCGCCGGACACGAGCGCCTGCGTCAGGCCAACGACGGCAAGGACCACAACTTCAGCTTCACCAGCGAGGTCCGCTACTGGTTCCAGTACAAGGGCGGCGAGACGCTGACCTTCCGTGGTGACGACGACGTGTGGGTCTTCATCAACGGCAAGCTCGCCCTGGACCTGGGCGGCGTGCACGGCCCGGTGTCCGGCACCGTCAACGTCTCCAACCAGGCCGCCGCGCTGGGCCTGCGGCTCAACGGCATCTACGAGGCCGTGGTGTTCCAGGCGGAGCGCCACACGTCGGGCTCCTCGTACCGGCTGTCGCTCGGCAACTTCAGCACCGAGACGACGGTGTGCCGCGCCACCTGCGGCAACAACGTCGTCGACCAGGGCGAGGAGTGCGACGACGGCGTCAACGCCGGTGGCTACAACCAGTGCGCCCCCGGTTGCGTGTTCGGCCCGCGCTGCGGCGACGGTCGCACCCAGCCTCGGTCGACGACGCCGGGCGACGTCGAGGAGTGCGACGACGGCAACACCGTCAACGGCGACGGCTGCAGCGCGCAGTGCGAGGTCGAGATCGGCTGA
- a CDS encoding SAM-dependent methyltransferase: MSHLELARIPGVNPDVPNAARIYDYTLGGTHHFEADRQAAEFMFSLVPSTRKWVRMLRACLRTAAQRLSQDGFGHWVDFASGLPTEDHVHAVLPHAKVLYSDVNPLTIATGRHLLGDNPQVRYLECDIRTAGDFLRRPDVEAFLGGERRVVFGANGITVFLTTEENRRFFRDLYDWAAPGSKLFATFETKTPGLTTPKWEQFVGMFQKMGETFSLYSLPEYLELCAPWTPGPGGVKTVREFLGLPEDHITEEDREGLGIEFYAVVFEKR, from the coding sequence ATGAGCCACCTGGAACTGGCCCGCATTCCCGGCGTCAACCCCGACGTCCCCAACGCCGCCCGCATCTACGACTACACGCTGGGCGGCACGCACCACTTCGAGGCGGACCGGCAGGCCGCCGAGTTCATGTTCTCGCTCGTCCCCTCCACGCGGAAGTGGGTGCGCATGCTGCGCGCCTGCCTGCGCACGGCCGCCCAGCGTCTGTCCCAGGACGGCTTCGGGCACTGGGTGGACTTCGCCTCCGGCCTGCCCACGGAGGACCACGTGCACGCCGTGCTGCCCCACGCGAAGGTGCTCTACAGCGACGTCAACCCGCTCACCATCGCCACGGGCCGGCACCTGCTGGGCGACAATCCCCAGGTCCGCTACCTGGAATGTGACATCCGCACCGCGGGCGACTTCCTGCGCCGGCCGGACGTCGAGGCCTTCCTCGGGGGCGAGCGCCGCGTGGTGTTCGGCGCCAACGGCATCACCGTGTTCCTCACCACGGAGGAGAACCGGCGGTTCTTCCGCGACCTGTACGACTGGGCCGCGCCCGGCTCCAAGCTGTTCGCCACCTTCGAGACGAAGACGCCGGGCCTGACGACGCCGAAGTGGGAGCAGTTCGTGGGCATGTTCCAGAAGATGGGCGAGACGTTCTCGCTCTACTCCCTGCCCGAATACCTGGAGCTGTGCGCGCCCTGGACGCCCGGCCCCGGGGGCGTGAAGACGGTGCGCGAGTTCCTCGGCCTGCCCGAGGACCACATCACCGAGGAGGACCGGGAGGGACTCGGCATCGAGTTCTACGCCGTCGTCTTCGAGAAGCGCTGA